In Macaca fascicularis isolate 582-1 chromosome 15, T2T-MFA8v1.1, one genomic interval encodes:
- the LOC102125657 gene encoding olfactory receptor 1Q1: MDNSNWTSVSHFVLLGISTHPEERIPLFLVFSLMYTINISGNLAIITLILSAPRLHIPMYIFLSNLALTDICFTSTMVPKMLQNIFSPTKVISYTGCLAQTYFFICFTAMENFILAVMAYDRYIAICNPFHYPMILTRMLCVKMVMMCHALSHLHALLHTFSMGRLIFCADKRIPHFFCDLYALMKISCTSTYLNTLMIHTEGAVVISGALAFISASYACIILVVLRIPSAKGKWKAFSTCGSHLTVVAIFYGTLSWVYFWPLSSYSVTKGRIVTVVYTVVTPMLNPFIYSLRNGDVKGAFMKWMSRMQTFFFR; this comes from the coding sequence ATGGACAATAGCAATTGGACCAGTGTATCCCATTTTGTTCTCTTGGGCATTTCCACCCACCCAGAAGAGCGAATCCCactcttccttgttttttcaCTCATGTACACAATCAACATTTCTGGCAACTTGGCCATCATCACACTGATTCTCTCTGCTCCACGCCTCCACATCCCTATGTACATCTTCCTCAGTAATTTGGCCTTGACAGACATCTGCTTCACCTCCACCATGGTCCCCAAGATGCTGCAGAATATTTTCTCCCCTACAAAGGTAATTTCCTACACAGGCTGTTTAGCCCAAacttatttcttcatttgcttcACAGCCATGGAAAACTTCATCCTGGCTGTGATGGCCTATGACAGGTACATCGCCATCTGCAACCCTTTCCACTACCCTATGATCCTGACTAGGATGCTGTGTGTGAAGATGGTGATGATGTGCCATGCCCTCTCCCACCTTCATGCACTGCTGCACACCTTTTCCATGGGCCGACTAATCTTCTGTGCAGATAAGAGAATCCCTCACTTCTTCTGTGACCTCTATGCTCTGATGAAGATCTCCTGCACCAGTACCTACCTCAACACCCTGATGATTCACACAGAAGGTGCTGTTGTAATCAGTGGAGCTCTGGCCTTCATTTCTGCCTCCTATGCCTGCATCATTTTGGTGGTCCTCCGGATCCCCTCAGCCAAGGGCAAGTGGAAAGCCTTTTCTACCTGTGGCTCCCACCTCACTGTGGTAGCCATATTCTATGGCACCCTCAGTTGGGTCTACTTCTGGCCCCTTTCCAGCTATTCAGTGACCAAGGGTCGCATTGTAACAGTTGTGTACACAGTGGTGACTCCCATGCTGAACCCCTTCATCTATAGCCTGAGGAATGGGGATGTCAAGGGAGCATTCATGAAATGGATGAGCAGAATGCAGACATTTTTCTTCAGATAA